Proteins found in one Arachis stenosperma cultivar V10309 chromosome 8, arast.V10309.gnm1.PFL2, whole genome shotgun sequence genomic segment:
- the LOC130943384 gene encoding zinc finger protein ZOP1-like isoform X2 — MTEYWVSQGNKWCDFCKIYISNNPSSIRNHELGQRHKDNVAKRLAVMRKENVAKEKEQKETARALEQIEAKAQRSYQKDKAKFEETRESHELDDEGKWVTQEEAYASPQFLSNAGISGSNSKSLSTSQSKSIEKKTENKSQNGPSPGPIVSSSLNPKRNVKGAPSSLTVGKRKRPEEKSKAKVISEEEKAALKAREAARKRVEEREKSLLGLYGKPY, encoded by the exons ATGACGGAA TACTGGGTGAGCCAAGGTAATAAATGGTGTGACTTTTGTAAAATTTATATATCGAACAATCCTTCGAGCATTAGAAATCATGAACTTGGTCAACGCCACAAAGATAATGTCGCCAAGAGGCTAGCTGTTATGCGAAAGGAGAATGTTGCTAAGGAGAAAGAGCAGAAGGAAACAGCTCGCGCCCTCGAGCAAATTGAAGCG AAAGCACAACGCAGCTATCAAAAGGATAAAGCAAAGTTTGAGGAAACCAGAGAATCTCATGAGTTGGATGACGAAG GGAAGTGGGTGACTCAGGAAGAAGCATATGCCTCACCTCAGTTTTTGTCAAATGCTGGGATCAGTGGATCAAATTCAAAGTCTTTGTCAACTTCACAatcaaaatcaattgaaaagaaaacagaaaataaatctcaaaatgGACCTTCACCAGGGCCAATTGTTAGTTCTTCTTTGAATCCCAAAAGAAATGTGAAGGGTGCCCCTTCATCTCTTACTGTTGGCAAGAGAAAGAGACCTGAAGAGAAGTCCAAAGCCAAGGTTATCTCCGAAGAAGAGAAAGCAGCTCTTAAGGCAAGAGAAGCTGCAAGGAAAAGAGtagaagagagggagaaatcCTTGCTTGGTTTATACGGTAAACCTTACTAA
- the LOC130943384 gene encoding zinc finger protein ZOP1-like isoform X1 has translation MTEYWVSQGNKWCDFCKIYISNNPSSIRNHELGQRHKDNVAKRLAVMRKENVAKEKEQKETARALEQIEAKAQRSYQKDKAKFEETRESHELDDEEWQFDDSSGYYYHKTNGFCYDPKSGFYYSDAIGKWVTQEEAYASPQFLSNAGISGSNSKSLSTSQSKSIEKKTENKSQNGPSPGPIVSSSLNPKRNVKGAPSSLTVGKRKRPEEKSKAKVISEEEKAALKAREAARKRVEEREKSLLGLYGKPY, from the exons ATGACGGAA TACTGGGTGAGCCAAGGTAATAAATGGTGTGACTTTTGTAAAATTTATATATCGAACAATCCTTCGAGCATTAGAAATCATGAACTTGGTCAACGCCACAAAGATAATGTCGCCAAGAGGCTAGCTGTTATGCGAAAGGAGAATGTTGCTAAGGAGAAAGAGCAGAAGGAAACAGCTCGCGCCCTCGAGCAAATTGAAGCG AAAGCACAACGCAGCTATCAAAAGGATAAAGCAAAGTTTGAGGAAACCAGAGAATCTCATGAGTTGGATGACGAAG AATGGCAGTTCGATGACAGTTCAGGTTACTACTACCATAAAACAAATGGATTTTGCTATGATCCAAAATCAGGGTTTTACTATTCTGATGCTATAG GGAAGTGGGTGACTCAGGAAGAAGCATATGCCTCACCTCAGTTTTTGTCAAATGCTGGGATCAGTGGATCAAATTCAAAGTCTTTGTCAACTTCACAatcaaaatcaattgaaaagaaaacagaaaataaatctcaaaatgGACCTTCACCAGGGCCAATTGTTAGTTCTTCTTTGAATCCCAAAAGAAATGTGAAGGGTGCCCCTTCATCTCTTACTGTTGGCAAGAGAAAGAGACCTGAAGAGAAGTCCAAAGCCAAGGTTATCTCCGAAGAAGAGAAAGCAGCTCTTAAGGCAAGAGAAGCTGCAAGGAAAAGAGtagaagagagggagaaatcCTTGCTTGGTTTATACGGTAAACCTTACTAA